The proteins below are encoded in one region of Arenibacter algicola:
- a CDS encoding universal stress protein, translated as MKAKHILLPTDFSANARNAIDYAIYLFEKVDCVFHILHAFEVGASNLSSTMGKAKDTRLFRAIKDESQRDMKSLIDELESANKNTKHSFKGLSIADSLVNAIGRTTIDKGIQYIFMGTKGSSALKEVFMGSNTVRIIQKIDFCPIIAVPENYDFDLPDEIAFATNFEHIYSEVELVPLIGLAKLWNSKITIVHIDTGKELQPHQQTAKDTLPKRFFGLNHGFEEIKGHTSISGAINGYTHENENIGMIAMVNYWHSFFEKLTKENVIKRVAFNTEVPFLIFPLIEP; from the coding sequence ATGAAAGCAAAACATATACTACTGCCCACGGACTTCTCGGCAAACGCGCGGAATGCCATAGACTACGCCATTTACCTTTTTGAAAAGGTAGATTGTGTATTTCATATTTTGCATGCCTTTGAAGTTGGGGCATCCAATTTGAGCAGTACCATGGGAAAGGCAAAGGACACTCGCCTATTTAGGGCAATAAAGGATGAATCCCAGAGAGACATGAAATCCCTAATAGACGAACTGGAATCCGCAAATAAAAATACTAAGCACTCTTTTAAGGGATTAAGTATCGCCGATTCCTTGGTAAATGCCATAGGAAGAACCACTATCGATAAAGGCATACAATATATTTTTATGGGAACCAAAGGTTCCTCCGCTCTGAAAGAGGTATTTATGGGCAGCAACACGGTAAGGATTATTCAGAAAATAGACTTCTGCCCTATCATTGCCGTTCCTGAAAATTATGATTTTGATCTTCCTGACGAAATAGCCTTTGCCACAAATTTTGAACATATTTACAGTGAGGTAGAACTGGTACCGCTCATAGGATTGGCAAAATTATGGAACTCCAAAATCACCATCGTACATATTGATACGGGCAAGGAATTGCAACCCCATCAACAAACAGCCAAAGATACATTGCCCAAAAGGTTCTTTGGCCTAAATCACGGTTTTGAAGAGATTAAAGGACATACTTCTATTTCTGGGGCCATAAATGGCTATACCCATGAAAATGAAAATATAGGAATGATTGCCATGGTAAATTATTGGCACAGTTTCTTTGAGAAGTTAACCAAAGAAAATGTTATAAAGCGGGTAGCCTTCAATACGGAAGTACCTTTTTTAATATTTCCCCTGATAGAACCCTAA
- a CDS encoding universal stress protein produces MMKKILLPTDFSDNAWNAIFTALKLYADVKCTFLILHAYEPKALNMLGQKSQQRLGIIYDSLALNAAQELEKILSYLSENHNNPNHKFETISKSDTLEGAVKELVSTKDIDLVVMGTQGATGAKEIFMGSNTVKVLKQLNNISILVVPKDYNFQKLKTLVFPTDYTRKYEKFELLPMTELTKLWNATIQVIHVAVEFLLNDVQEANQKILEERLAGYNYSLHELGFDGNIAQSVEQYVAETRADLLTMVRYHHNFWERIIDEPVIKKIAFHSTVPVLFLPEQS; encoded by the coding sequence ATGATGAAAAAGATATTGTTGCCGACAGATTTTTCCGATAATGCCTGGAATGCCATATTTACAGCATTAAAGCTCTATGCCGATGTGAAATGTACATTTCTCATTTTACATGCCTATGAGCCAAAGGCCTTGAACATGTTAGGGCAAAAAAGTCAACAGAGATTAGGAATCATTTACGACTCATTGGCACTGAATGCTGCTCAGGAATTGGAAAAAATATTGTCTTACTTAAGCGAAAACCACAACAACCCTAACCATAAATTTGAAACCATATCAAAGTCCGATACTTTGGAAGGCGCAGTTAAGGAATTAGTCTCTACCAAGGATATAGACCTCGTTGTTATGGGGACTCAAGGTGCTACCGGAGCAAAGGAAATCTTTATGGGCAGCAATACGGTAAAAGTCCTAAAACAACTTAATAATATTTCCATTTTAGTGGTTCCCAAGGACTATAACTTTCAAAAGTTAAAGACGCTGGTCTTCCCTACGGATTATACCAGGAAGTATGAAAAGTTTGAGCTATTGCCCATGACAGAACTTACAAAACTTTGGAACGCAACCATACAGGTGATACATGTGGCAGTAGAATTTTTACTCAACGACGTCCAGGAAGCAAACCAAAAAATTTTGGAAGAGCGTTTAGCCGGTTATAACTATAGCCTACATGAACTTGGCTTCGATGGCAATATTGCACAAAGTGTTGAGCAGTATGTAGCTGAAACCAGGGCAGATCTATTGACCATGGTGCGGTACCATCATAACTTTTGGGAAAGAATTATAGATGAGCCCGTAATAAAAAAAATAGCCTTTCATTCCACGGTGCCGGTCTTGTTCCTACCCGAGCAGTCATAG
- a CDS encoding universal stress protein: protein MKKILLPTDFSTNAWNAIVYTVNYFQNEKCLFYILHTYTPTFYRVDYMMGGPVNSAIPDKGVEVAQAGLEKTLRDLRKNLPNKNHQFKTISSFNILTDEIEEVTAKEGIDIIAMGTQGATGAKEIFLGTNTVHVIKKAKIPVLAIPNGYAFKEIDSIVFPTDYTTPYDPEALGFLAEMSKLQKARIIVLNVKEDFVLNEKQNAHKKALGAFLQPMDHSFEQVKGELMPNAIHEYVEKHRIGLLAIMNRKHTFLHRLINKSTIDSIGYHSRIPFVAIPESWEKPLKKT from the coding sequence ATGAAAAAAATTTTGTTGCCCACCGACTTTTCCACTAACGCTTGGAACGCCATCGTGTATACGGTGAATTATTTCCAAAATGAAAAGTGTCTTTTCTATATACTTCACACCTATACCCCTACTTTTTACAGGGTAGATTATATGATGGGAGGTCCGGTCAATAGTGCCATTCCCGACAAGGGTGTAGAGGTGGCCCAGGCAGGTTTGGAAAAGACGCTAAGGGATTTAAGAAAGAACCTGCCTAACAAAAACCATCAATTCAAAACCATTTCATCTTTTAATATTCTAACCGATGAAATTGAAGAGGTTACCGCAAAAGAGGGAATAGACATCATTGCCATGGGAACCCAGGGAGCTACAGGGGCCAAGGAAATCTTTTTGGGAACCAACACGGTCCATGTTATCAAAAAAGCCAAGATTCCGGTATTGGCCATTCCCAATGGTTATGCCTTTAAGGAAATTGATTCCATAGTCTTCCCTACAGATTACACCACGCCTTATGACCCAGAGGCATTAGGTTTTCTGGCAGAAATGTCCAAGTTGCAAAAGGCTAGAATAATAGTACTGAATGTTAAGGAGGATTTTGTCCTTAACGAGAAACAAAATGCCCATAAAAAAGCCCTGGGCGCTTTCCTTCAGCCCATGGACCATAGCTTTGAGCAGGTCAAGGGCGAATTAATGCCCAATGCCATACATGAATATGTGGAAAAACATAGAATTGGGCTACTGGCCATCATGAACCGCAAACATACATTTTTACATCGGCTGATCAATAAATCTACTATAGACTCCATTGGATATCATTCCAGGATACCCTTTGTAGCCATACCAGAAAGTTGGGAAAAACCCCTTAAAAAAACTTAA
- a CDS encoding universal stress protein, which yields MKAVLIPTDFSHSAMHAIDYALNLYKCERTNFCFLHAYADEVYGPFKTNGETSFEEQKETVRNNTDKSLKDLIQKLAAREHNPKHTYETLSAFDTLVDAVNDFANQINVDLVIMGTKGQTADKKITFGSHTVQVFKYVQCPVLAVPLDFKYHQPKKILFPTDYMLPYKRRELKLLNTLAAEFKSEIYCLYISDFEDLSNRQIDNQRFLKESLADAFLFFEICPTKNKAEAIMDYIKKNNINLLVMVNSRHSFLEDMLYRSTVDEIGLRLKVPFLVMQNLPR from the coding sequence ATGAAAGCAGTTTTGATTCCTACCGATTTTTCCCACAGTGCCATGCATGCCATAGATTATGCACTGAATCTTTACAAATGTGAACGCACCAACTTCTGCTTTTTACATGCTTATGCAGATGAGGTTTATGGTCCGTTCAAGACTAATGGGGAAACCTCTTTTGAAGAGCAAAAGGAAACTGTTAGGAATAACACGGATAAATCCTTAAAAGATCTTATCCAAAAACTAGCTGCTAGGGAGCACAATCCAAAACACACTTACGAAACCCTGTCTGCATTCGACACCTTGGTCGATGCCGTTAACGACTTTGCCAACCAAATAAATGTTGACCTAGTAATAATGGGTACAAAAGGACAGACAGCGGACAAAAAAATTACTTTCGGTAGCCATACGGTACAGGTTTTCAAATACGTACAGTGCCCAGTACTCGCTGTTCCTTTGGACTTTAAGTACCATCAGCCAAAAAAGATATTGTTTCCCACAGATTATATGCTGCCCTATAAACGTAGGGAATTGAAGTTGCTGAATACCTTGGCTGCCGAATTTAAATCTGAAATATATTGCCTTTACATTTCAGACTTTGAAGATTTAAGCAACAGACAGATAGACAACCAACGTTTCCTAAAAGAATCTTTGGCAGACGCCTTCCTGTTTTTTGAAATATGCCCCACTAAGAATAAGGCCGAGGCCATAATGGATTACATCAAAAAGAATAACATAAACCTTTTGGTCATGGTAAACTCGCGCCATTCATTCTTGGAAGATATGCTTTACAGATCAACGGTAGACGAAATTGGGCTACGCTTAAAGGTACCTTTTTTGGTGATGCAGAATCTACCTAGATAA
- a CDS encoding universal stress protein: MKNILFPTDFSENSWYAIEYALKLFKDAPCNFYVLHVDALSRSGVDSNSFVMPSKSINVALKDNLEDTFARIKTITTNKDHNFIALHEYGNLIDIIRKTISDKKINLIVLGTKGASGIKETILGSNTGNVMTKVPCNLLVIPEKAVQCIPQEIAFPTDYNNFYSHSILEAISKMLRLTKANLSVVNVSKPSVQLNEAQNQNMVYLQDYLLELYEKSHSIHNLKHEKAKSAIEQFVVSEKIDMVIMVAKNLNFLQQLLFDTTIKKISFQTRVPLLVLHE, translated from the coding sequence ATGAAGAATATACTGTTCCCCACCGATTTTTCCGAAAATTCATGGTACGCAATTGAATATGCCTTAAAGCTGTTTAAAGATGCTCCCTGTAATTTTTATGTACTCCATGTTGATGCTTTAAGTAGATCCGGTGTGGACAGCAATTCCTTTGTTATGCCATCCAAAAGTATTAATGTGGCCCTTAAGGATAATCTAGAGGATACCTTTGCACGTATTAAGACCATTACCACCAACAAGGACCATAATTTTATCGCCCTCCATGAATATGGAAATCTCATAGATATTATTCGAAAGACCATATCGGACAAAAAGATAAATCTAATTGTCTTGGGGACCAAAGGGGCTTCGGGCATAAAAGAAACCATTTTGGGCAGCAATACCGGGAATGTCATGACCAAGGTACCCTGTAATCTATTGGTGATTCCAGAAAAAGCCGTGCAGTGCATCCCTCAAGAAATTGCCTTTCCTACCGATTACAATAATTTCTATTCCCATTCTATTTTGGAGGCGATTTCAAAAATGCTCCGTCTCACCAAAGCCAACCTAAGTGTTGTTAATGTCTCGAAGCCCAGTGTACAATTAAATGAAGCCCAAAATCAGAATATGGTCTATTTACAGGACTATCTGCTGGAACTTTATGAAAAATCGCATAGTATCCACAACCTAAAACATGAAAAGGCCAAAAGTGCCATTGAGCAATTTGTTGTCAGTGAGAAAATAGATATGGTGATCATGGTGGCCAAGAACCTAAATTTTCTGCAACAGCTGCTGTTCGACACCACCATTAAAAAAATTAGTTTTCAGACGAGGGTTCCTTTACTTGTCCTTCACGAATAA
- a CDS encoding response regulator, whose protein sequence is MKTILLIEDDRALRENTEELLELSGYSMITAPNGKIGIQMAKEKLPDIIVCDIMMPEVDGYGVLKELSSNDKTKHIPFIFLSAKTEHKEIRKGMDLGADDYLTKPFEEEDLINAIESRLAKVELLGRLAKEGSLGQANPEDQIRTLNELKNFFDDNGEPTSFLQGSTIYQEGTYSHKIYLILKGVVKCHTMDEDGKELITSLYRADDFLGFTSFIENIPYQESATAIEDVELAGISKENLKQVLEKNHNISLELMELLTGNIKDIKQQLLQMAYSSVRKKTAQTLLQFAEIMNKKTEDPIKISRNDLASVAGIATESLIRTLSGFKKEGLIDIEGRNIRIKELKALQYIN, encoded by the coding sequence ATGAAGACAATTCTATTAATCGAGGACGATAGGGCCCTACGTGAAAATACCGAAGAGCTTTTGGAGCTTTCAGGTTATTCCATGATTACAGCCCCGAACGGAAAAATTGGTATACAAATGGCCAAGGAAAAATTGCCGGATATTATCGTATGCGACATAATGATGCCTGAGGTGGATGGTTATGGCGTTCTTAAGGAGTTGTCATCCAACGATAAAACCAAACACATTCCCTTTATATTCCTATCTGCCAAAACGGAACATAAAGAAATAAGAAAGGGCATGGATTTAGGGGCAGATGACTACCTTACCAAGCCTTTTGAAGAGGAAGACCTCATAAATGCCATTGAAAGTAGATTGGCAAAGGTGGAACTTTTGGGACGTCTGGCCAAGGAAGGATCTCTGGGCCAAGCTAACCCGGAAGATCAGATACGCACCTTGAACGAGTTGAAAAATTTTTTCGACGATAATGGCGAACCCACTAGTTTTCTCCAAGGAAGCACCATCTATCAAGAAGGAACCTATTCGCATAAAATATATCTTATCCTAAAAGGGGTAGTAAAATGCCATACCATGGACGAGGACGGAAAGGAATTGATTACTTCGCTTTATAGGGCAGACGACTTTTTGGGATTTACCTCCTTTATAGAAAATATCCCTTATCAAGAATCGGCAACCGCCATTGAGGATGTGGAACTGGCCGGGATATCCAAGGAGAATTTGAAGCAGGTATTGGAAAAGAACCACAATATCTCCCTGGAACTAATGGAGCTGCTTACTGGAAATATTAAGGACATAAAACAGCAATTGTTGCAAATGGCCTATAGTTCCGTTCGTAAGAAAACCGCCCAAACCTTGTTGCAGTTTGCAGAAATAATGAACAAAAAAACCGAGGACCCCATTAAAATTTCCCGGAACGATTTGGCCAGTGTAGCCGGCATTGCAACGGAAAGCCTTATACGCACACTCTCCGGTTTCAAAAAAGAAGGGCTTATAGACATTGAAGGTAGAAATATCCGTATCAAGGAATTAAAGGCCCTGCAATACATCAATTAA
- a CDS encoding sensor histidine kinase → MQAFQKNSEIFNLLSEGVSEGIIVVNTQQLIVATNSSAGRMFGYHKGELLGKPLDTLIPRRYHGHHGHHVEDFIDKSERRQMGRGRDLHGVRKNGEEFPVEAGLNPFKLYDETYVMALVIDITERKVKEKELSHWARIFDESLNEIYVFDAISKYFVNVNKEAQRNMGYNLEEFKTLKPLDIKPHMDSPQFQLLIEPLLNGPRDKVKFETDHQRKDGSIYPVEVHLQLSTFGEKDVIVAIILDITERRNYTEKLEKKVQERTKQLTEALAKEKELNELKTRFLSLVSHEFKTPLSSILTSITLLSKYTESHQQEKRDKHVETIKNKVRYLDTILTDFLSVERLDSGKVNYKLETFPLSKIVNEVVYGANMLLKAGQTIKYPENIDDIFIRFDEKTLELALSNLIHNAIKYSPEDTTISLAVSNGKDTVLIDVIDRGIGIPAQDQKHIFNRYFRAENALLNQGTGIGLNIAKQHLENLGATIEFTSEENKGSIFTIVIPLENIN, encoded by the coding sequence ATGCAGGCCTTTCAAAAAAACAGTGAAATATTCAACCTTCTTTCGGAAGGGGTATCCGAAGGAATTATAGTTGTCAATACCCAACAGCTTATAGTAGCCACTAATTCCTCGGCCGGGAGAATGTTTGGCTACCATAAGGGAGAGCTCCTTGGAAAACCGCTGGACACCCTAATACCTAGAAGGTACCACGGGCATCACGGTCACCATGTGGAGGACTTTATTGATAAAAGTGAACGTCGGCAAATGGGCCGGGGAAGGGATTTACATGGGGTACGAAAAAACGGTGAGGAATTTCCTGTTGAGGCGGGTCTAAATCCGTTTAAGCTTTATGACGAAACCTATGTCATGGCCCTAGTAATTGATATTACCGAACGCAAGGTCAAAGAAAAAGAACTCAGCCATTGGGCAAGGATATTTGATGAATCCCTCAATGAAATCTACGTTTTCGACGCCATCTCAAAATATTTTGTGAACGTAAACAAAGAGGCCCAGCGAAATATGGGCTATAACCTGGAAGAATTTAAGACATTGAAGCCATTGGACATTAAGCCCCATATGGACTCCCCACAATTCCAATTGCTAATAGAACCCTTGCTTAACGGCCCAAGGGACAAGGTAAAGTTTGAAACCGACCATCAAAGAAAGGACGGGTCTATCTATCCCGTAGAAGTACATTTGCAACTATCTACATTTGGTGAAAAAGATGTTATTGTAGCTATAATACTTGATATTACAGAGAGAAGGAATTATACCGAAAAGCTGGAAAAAAAGGTCCAAGAGCGTACCAAACAACTTACGGAAGCCTTGGCCAAGGAGAAGGAATTGAACGAGCTAAAAACACGCTTCCTTTCCTTGGTTTCCCATGAATTTAAGACCCCTTTGAGCAGTATACTTACCTCTATTACCTTATTGTCCAAGTATACCGAAAGTCACCAACAGGAAAAGAGGGATAAGCACGTTGAAACCATAAAGAACAAAGTACGCTATCTGGATACTATTTTGACCGATTTTCTTTCGGTGGAGCGTTTGGATTCTGGAAAGGTAAATTACAAGTTAGAAACTTTCCCTTTAAGCAAAATTGTAAACGAGGTAGTCTATGGTGCCAACATGCTCCTTAAGGCGGGCCAAACCATTAAATATCCGGAGAATATCGATGATATTTTCATCAGATTTGACGAAAAAACCTTGGAACTGGCCTTGTCCAACCTAATACATAATGCCATTAAATATTCCCCAGAAGATACAACTATAAGTCTAGCGGTGAGCAATGGTAAGGACACCGTACTAATAGATGTGATCGATCGTGGAATTGGCATACCTGCTCAGGACCAAAAACATATTTTTAATCGTTATTTTAGGGCAGAAAATGCATTGTTGAACCAAGGTACGGGTATTGGACTTAACATTGCGAAACAGCATTTGGAAAATCTTGGCGCCACTATTGAATTTACCAGTGAAGAAAACAAAGGATCTATTTTTACTATAGTTATCCCGTTAGAAAACATAAATTGA
- a CDS encoding universal stress protein, with product MKHILVPVDFSEHSAYALEAAAGIAKQQNADITIIHMLGISEAVIAEEELLEYEEAKYFMGLAKKKFKPFLDKPYLKGITIHKIVQNYKVFSELNNVAKEQNIDLIVMGSHGSTGFNEIFIGSNTEKVVRNSDVPVLVIKEQKSNFTIKNILFACSFSEDMVMAYKNVKLMAQKFSAKLKLVYINTPNQDFLSSQEADDRMAKFMSKAGDTQAKVEIYNDRSVENGILNFSKTEKFDLLALPTHGRKGLSHFLLGSIGEDIANHARLPVMTFKI from the coding sequence ATGAAACATATATTGGTACCTGTTGATTTTTCCGAGCACTCGGCCTATGCGCTGGAGGCTGCGGCTGGTATAGCAAAACAGCAGAACGCGGATATTACCATAATACATATGCTGGGAATTTCCGAGGCAGTAATAGCTGAAGAGGAATTATTGGAGTACGAAGAAGCCAAATACTTTATGGGGCTTGCAAAGAAAAAATTTAAGCCCTTTCTGGACAAACCTTATTTAAAGGGCATCACTATTCATAAAATAGTGCAGAATTATAAGGTATTCAGTGAGCTCAACAATGTTGCCAAGGAACAAAATATTGATTTGATCGTAATGGGATCACATGGTAGTACTGGTTTCAACGAGATTTTTATAGGCTCCAATACCGAAAAGGTGGTACGTAATTCCGATGTCCCGGTTTTGGTTATAAAGGAGCAAAAATCAAACTTCACTATAAAGAATATCCTTTTCGCCTGTAGTTTTTCGGAGGACATGGTTATGGCCTATAAAAATGTTAAGCTGATGGCTCAAAAATTTTCGGCCAAATTAAAATTGGTATACATCAATACCCCAAATCAGGATTTTTTGAGTTCACAGGAAGCTGACGATCGCATGGCCAAATTCATGTCCAAGGCCGGGGATACCCAAGCTAAAGTTGAAATTTATAATGACCGTAGTGTGGAAAATGGGATACTTAATTTTAGTAAGACCGAAAAATTTGACCTTCTCGCACTTCCAACACATGGAAGAAAAGGCCTTTCTCATTTCTTATTGGGCAGTATTGGTGAAGATATCGCCAACCACGCAAGATTGCCGGTAATGACATTTAAGATCTGA
- a CDS encoding WG repeat-containing protein gives MKKYIITAFIMLMLPNVFHSQTVKNIDEIAPFSEGLATVRQGNQWGFINEEGTMVINFRNDIYWNKDADTSKKDISGVQYPMFNEGRCLITKIVEDGVPVYGFIDTKGNVVLEPQLLNVYPFKDGFTTAVLFEKSMKGKNEFNLDIYEFKFHDVMLDTSGEIIEFFNRRYNIQMTKRRYQMPAMGVKQLSAGLVAVYTQDQGWEVRKITLNN, from the coding sequence ATGAAAAAATATATTATTACGGCATTCATAATGCTTATGCTTCCAAATGTATTCCATTCCCAAACCGTTAAGAACATTGATGAGATAGCTCCGTTTAGCGAAGGATTGGCGACCGTTAGACAAGGAAATCAATGGGGATTTATTAATGAAGAGGGTACAATGGTCATTAATTTTCGCAACGATATTTATTGGAACAAGGATGCCGATACCTCAAAAAAGGATATTTCCGGTGTTCAATACCCTATGTTCAATGAAGGACGGTGCCTAATTACTAAAATTGTGGAGGATGGTGTTCCCGTTTATGGGTTTATAGATACCAAGGGTAATGTAGTACTTGAACCCCAGCTATTAAATGTTTACCCTTTTAAGGATGGTTTTACCACGGCGGTCCTTTTTGAGAAATCCATGAAGGGAAAAAACGAGTTCAATCTAGATATTTATGAATTTAAGTTTCATGATGTTATGCTGGACACTTCAGGGGAAATTATAGAGTTCTTCAATAGAAGGTACAATATCCAAATGACCAAAAGAAGGTACCAGATGCCTGCAATGGGGGTAAAACAATTATCTGCTGGTCTTGTTGCGGTATATACTCAGGATCAAGGTTGGGAAGTAAGAAAGATAACTTTAAACAATTAA
- a CDS encoding SDR family NAD(P)-dependent oxidoreductase, producing MGRLKDKVAVITGGAGGIGLATAKLFLKEGAKVVIVDIDREVLEKAILAIDHENLSICVADVAKALDTEKFVETTLEVHGKIDIFFANAGIEGTSKPIVEYPDEVFDKVIGVNLKGVWLGCKHVIPKMQDGGSVIITSSVAGLKGFSGLGAYVASKHAVVGIMRVAAQENAKRKIRVNTIHPGPVNNNMMRRIEVDMSPGSPDEVMKGFEAAVPLGRYAESSEIAAMALFLASEESKYITGTTNVVDGGMLSS from the coding sequence ATGGGCCGATTAAAGGATAAAGTAGCCGTTATTACAGGCGGTGCGGGAGGAATAGGATTGGCTACGGCCAAACTCTTTTTGAAAGAAGGTGCCAAGGTGGTTATCGTGGATATTGATAGAGAGGTTTTGGAAAAAGCAATCCTGGCCATAGATCATGAGAATCTGTCTATTTGTGTTGCCGATGTTGCTAAAGCCTTAGACACCGAAAAATTTGTAGAAACAACCTTAGAGGTTCATGGAAAGATCGATATATTTTTCGCCAATGCCGGAATTGAAGGTACTTCCAAACCAATTGTGGAATATCCGGACGAGGTTTTCGATAAGGTAATCGGGGTAAATCTAAAAGGGGTATGGCTCGGGTGCAAGCATGTAATTCCGAAAATGCAGGATGGAGGAAGCGTTATAATAACTTCTTCTGTGGCAGGTTTAAAGGGCTTTTCCGGATTGGGAGCTTATGTGGCCAGCAAACATGCAGTAGTTGGTATAATGAGGGTTGCGGCCCAAGAAAATGCCAAACGTAAAATTCGCGTGAATACTATTCATCCAGGTCCCGTTAATAACAATATGATGCGGCGTATTGAAGTGGATATGTCGCCCGGCAGTCCTGATGAGGTAATGAAGGGCTTTGAGGCTGCCGTACCTTTAGGGCGCTATGCAGAATCTAGTGAGATTGCAGCAATGGCCCTTTTCCTGGCCTCGGAGGAGAGTAAGTATATAACAGGAACTACTAATGTGGTAGATGGAGGCATGCTAAGTTCATAA
- a CDS encoding site-2 protease family protein, whose translation MKGFLRLGKIAGIQLEVHWTFALLLIWAGFIEFQNSGNFERVAVNQGFILVLMACVVLHELGHALTARKFGIKTQRIILLPIGGVATLDKMPEKPGQELLVALAGPAVNVVIAIFLSLIIPIKSYFNFDNIMVEEMLYAPNLQNFLFYLFIANIMLVVFNLIPAFPMDGGRVLRALLAFRLSRVQATNIAASIGQSLAVVFFILGFFVNPFLILIAFFIFFGAYGENKMVRQNFLLKGHLVKEATLTNITVLRPDNNVQEVIDILLASTEKDFVVALDREIKGIVTQNDVIKHAKNPSILVKDIMDKNFIVIDESTEITQVLELVAKEKKSFFPVTSNEKLIGAIDMVNISEFILLRTVSSS comes from the coding sequence ATGAAGGGTTTTTTAAGGTTGGGAAAGATTGCCGGTATTCAATTGGAGGTCCATTGGACTTTTGCACTATTATTGATTTGGGCCGGTTTTATTGAATTTCAGAATAGTGGAAACTTCGAAAGGGTAGCTGTTAACCAAGGATTTATTTTGGTATTGATGGCCTGTGTGGTACTGCACGAATTGGGTCATGCCCTTACCGCTAGAAAATTTGGCATCAAGACCCAAAGAATTATACTTCTACCCATTGGGGGTGTGGCCACTTTGGATAAAATGCCGGAAAAACCTGGGCAGGAACTATTGGTAGCCTTGGCCGGTCCGGCAGTTAATGTTGTTATCGCTATTTTTTTGTCTCTAATAATACCTATCAAAAGCTATTTTAATTTTGATAATATAATGGTAGAAGAGATGCTTTATGCACCAAACCTACAGAATTTTCTTTTTTATCTTTTTATAGCCAATATAATGTTGGTAGTGTTTAATCTTATTCCGGCATTTCCTATGGATGGCGGGCGGGTACTAAGGGCCTTGTTGGCATTTAGATTGAGCCGTGTGCAGGCAACCAACATTGCGGCCAGTATTGGGCAGTCCTTGGCCGTAGTATTTTTTATCCTCGGTTTTTTCGTAAATCCCTTTCTAATTCTGATTGCCTTTTTTATTTTTTTCGGGGCGTATGGCGAGAATAAAATGGTTAGGCAAAACTTCCTTTTAAAGGGGCATCTGGTAAAGGAGGCCACCTTGACCAATATAACGGTACTACGTCCGGATAATAATGTACAAGAGGTTATAGATATCCTTTTGGCCAGTACTGAAAAGGATTTTGTAGTAGCGCTGGATAGGGAAATTAAGGGAATAGTTACCCAAAATGATGTTATTAAACATGCTAAGAATCCTTCTATTTTAGTCAAGGATATTATGGATAAGAACTTCATTGTGATTGATGAATCTACAGAAATCACCCAGGTATTGGAACTTGTAGCCAAGGAAAAAAAGAGTTTTTTCCCAGTAACAAGTAATGAAAAATTGATCGGGGCTATAGATATGGTAAATATTAGTGAATTTATATTGTTGAGAACCGTATCGTCCAGTTAG